A single genomic interval of Peromyscus leucopus breed LL Stock chromosome 7, UCI_PerLeu_2.1, whole genome shotgun sequence harbors:
- the LOC114693542 gene encoding LOW QUALITY PROTEIN: 40S ribosomal protein S15-like (The sequence of the model RefSeq protein was modified relative to this genomic sequence to represent the inferred CDS: inserted 1 base in 1 codon) — MAEVEKKKRTFRKFTYCSVDLDQPLDMSYEQLMRLYSARQXRRLNRGLRRKQHSLLKRLRKAKKEAPPMEKPELVKTHLRDMIILPEMVGSMVGVYNGKTFNQVEIKPEMIGHYLGEFSITYKSVKHGRPGIGATHSSRFIPLK; from the exons ATGGCTGAAGTGGAGAAGAAGAAGCGGACCTTCCGCAAGTTCACCTACTGCAGCGTGGACCTGGACCAGCCGCTGGACATGTCCTACGAGCAGCTGATGCGGCTCTACAGCGCCCGTC AGCGCCGCCTGAACCGCGGCCTGCGGCGCAAGCAACACTCGCTGCTCAAGCGGCTGAGGAAGGCCAAGAAGGAGGCGCCGCCCATGGAGAAGCCCGAGCTGGTGAAGACGCACCTGCGGGACATGATCATCCTGCCCGAGATGGTGGGCAGCATGGTGGGCGTATACAACGGCAAGACCTTCAACCAGGTGGAGATCAAGCCAGAGATGATCGGCCACTACCTGGGCGAGTTCTCCATCACCTACAAGTCAGTGAAGCACGGCCGGCCTGGCATCGGCGCCACCCACTCCTCCCGCTTCATCCCCCTCAAGTAG